One window of Parabacteroides sp. FAFU027 genomic DNA carries:
- a CDS encoding site-specific integrase → MKTKVNLRVKTLKDGRGSYYLDWFQNGKRNYEYLQIYKYLSERLTKAQRDENTENERLAQHIRNQRENQLITSPQGILSVQKKKQSLLVFCETHTTTKGGEQVLAHLKNYMTNPNLQMQDVNKSFIQGFADHLAKKLNGNTAYDYFSKFRGLMKRAMAEGILPGNILLDIQAPEKQENIVTFLTTDEISKIGNSALTPKVKAIFLFSCFTGLRYSDIKNLKWGNITDDFRLSFSQQKTQTKNGKQTGVTYLPMNPQAIALLGERKPDDYKVFDVPTQQACDKALKNIGTKLKLKKTLHFHIARHSFGVILLENGVDIYKVSKLLGHKSVQTTIKHYANITDKGAREAIDCFPEIKI, encoded by the coding sequence ATGAAGACAAAAGTAAATCTTAGGGTTAAGACGCTTAAAGACGGTCGGGGTAGCTACTATCTGGATTGGTTTCAGAACGGAAAGCGCAATTACGAGTATTTGCAGATCTACAAATACCTATCAGAAAGGCTGACAAAGGCACAGAGAGATGAAAACACCGAAAATGAAAGGTTAGCTCAGCATATACGCAATCAAAGGGAGAATCAGCTAATAACCAGTCCTCAGGGTATTCTTTCAGTGCAGAAAAAGAAGCAATCGCTTTTGGTGTTTTGTGAAACACACACAACCACCAAAGGCGGAGAGCAAGTATTGGCTCACTTAAAGAACTACATGACCAATCCCAATTTGCAAATGCAAGATGTCAATAAGTCCTTTATTCAAGGCTTTGCGGATCATTTAGCAAAGAAGCTCAATGGTAATACAGCTTACGACTACTTCTCGAAGTTCCGCGGTTTAATGAAAAGAGCAATGGCAGAAGGTATCTTGCCAGGAAATATATTGCTAGACATACAAGCGCCCGAGAAGCAAGAGAATATTGTTACTTTTCTCACGACCGATGAAATTTCAAAAATTGGCAATAGCGCATTGACTCCAAAAGTAAAAGCGATATTTTTGTTTTCCTGTTTTACGGGATTAAGGTATTCCGATATTAAGAATCTCAAATGGGGAAATATAACCGATGATTTCAGGTTGAGTTTTTCGCAACAGAAAACACAAACCAAAAACGGCAAGCAAACAGGAGTAACCTATTTGCCGATGAATCCTCAGGCTATAGCGTTATTGGGAGAGCGCAAGCCGGACGATTATAAAGTGTTTGATGTTCCTACGCAACAAGCATGTGATAAAGCCCTGAAAAACATAGGTACAAAGCTTAAACTAAAAAAGACGCTCCATTTTCATATTGCTCGTCATTCTTTCGGAGTAATACTCCTCGAAAATGGTGTTGATATCTATAAAGTTAGTAAGCTTTTAGGTCATAAATCTGTTCAAACAACGATAAAGCACTACGCCAATATTACAGATAAAGGTGCAAGGGAAGCGATAGATTGTTTCCCCGAAATTAAAATTTAA